One window from the genome of Armatimonadota bacterium encodes:
- a CDS encoding M20/M25/M40 family metallo-hydrolase — MSTTDIMAYLDAHQQEHLERTRTFIRQPSISADGTGIAAMADLVAETIREIGGQAEIVPTAGHPVVAGRLEAGAPRTLLFYGMYDVQPVEGEAWTVPPFAGEVVDLPGRGPSMVSRGVFNSKGPMAGFLNVLHSYRALGQDPPVNVVFMVEGEEELGSRNLGAFVESHREQLRADAAYFAFYGQDARGIPAIYLGVKGIAFLELVCRGGDWGGPQSRMIHGSNAVWIGSPTWRLVQALASMMGRDEQILVEGFYDDVIPLGADEERLLEHLTEVFDEREILSQNDVRRFKLEGHGETLLRNYLSLPTLNIDGMVSGWVGPGSKTVLPHEARARVDVRLVPRMEIGSTLERLRGHLDGLGYTDVEIDLWQAYPWAQTSWRSPVVQALEGAIRDQGVTPYTWPRIAGSAPMYLFSDVLGMPFVMGGLGHGGRAHSPNEYATVEGMRLFERSVAAFLERFAKG, encoded by the coding sequence GTGTCAACGACCGATATCATGGCATACCTCGATGCCCACCAGCAGGAGCACCTGGAGCGCACGCGCACATTCATCCGGCAACCGAGCATCAGCGCCGACGGCACCGGCATCGCCGCGATGGCCGATCTCGTCGCGGAGACGATCCGCGAGATCGGCGGGCAGGCCGAGATCGTGCCTACCGCGGGACACCCGGTGGTTGCCGGCCGCCTGGAGGCGGGAGCGCCCCGTACGCTTCTCTTCTACGGCATGTACGACGTGCAGCCGGTCGAGGGCGAGGCGTGGACCGTGCCGCCGTTTGCCGGCGAGGTGGTGGACCTTCCGGGACGCGGGCCCTCGATGGTGTCGCGCGGCGTCTTCAACTCGAAGGGGCCGATGGCCGGCTTTCTCAACGTATTGCACTCCTACCGCGCGCTGGGTCAGGACCCGCCGGTCAACGTCGTCTTCATGGTGGAGGGCGAGGAGGAACTGGGCAGCCGCAACCTCGGCGCGTTCGTGGAGTCGCACCGCGAGCAGCTGCGCGCCGACGCCGCCTACTTCGCGTTCTACGGTCAGGACGCGCGGGGGATCCCCGCGATCTACCTGGGGGTGAAGGGGATCGCGTTCCTGGAGCTCGTCTGCCGCGGCGGTGATTGGGGCGGGCCGCAGTCGCGCATGATCCACGGCAGCAACGCCGTGTGGATCGGCAGCCCCACCTGGCGGCTGGTGCAGGCGCTGGCCTCGATGATGGGACGCGACGAGCAGATCCTGGTTGAGGGCTTCTATGACGACGTGATCCCGCTGGGCGCGGACGAGGAGCGCCTCCTGGAGCACCTGACGGAGGTCTTCGACGAGCGGGAGATCCTGTCGCAGAACGACGTGCGCCGGTTCAAGCTCGAGGGCCACGGCGAGACGCTCTTGCGCAACTACCTGTCGCTTCCAACACTCAACATAGACGGCATGGTCTCGGGCTGGGTCGGCCCGGGATCCAAGACGGTGCTGCCGCACGAGGCCCGGGCGCGCGTGGATGTCCGCCTGGTCCCCCGCATGGAGATCGGCAGCACGCTGGAGCGGCTGCGCGGCCACCTGGACGGCCTGGGCTACACGGATGTCGAGATTGATCTGTGGCAGGCCTACCCCTGGGCCCAGACGTCGTGGCGCAGTCCTGTTGTGCAGGCCCTGGAAGGCGCGATACGCGACCAGGGGGTCACGCCGTACACCTGGCCGCGCATCGCCGGCAGCGCGCCGATGTATCTGTTCTCTGATGTTCTTGGGATGCCGTTCGTAATGGGAGGGTTGGGTCACGGCGGCCGCGCGCACAGCCCCAACGAGTACGCTACGGTTGAGGGTATGCGGCTGTTCGAGCGCTCGGTGGCCGCCTTTCTGGAGCGGTTCGCGAAGGGCTAG
- a CDS encoding CDGSH iron-sulfur domain-containing protein — protein sequence MKITFRENGPIILHSESELSVRRGGVEEKRSGPVTLCRCGQSSNKPFCDGAHRRTGFVAEAAELDVVPPAGFEPALPA from the coding sequence ATGAAGATCACCTTCCGCGAGAACGGACCGATCATCCTTCACTCGGAGAGCGAGTTATCCGTAAGGCGGGGAGGAGTCGAGGAGAAGAGATCCGGCCCGGTTACGCTCTGCCGGTGCGGCCAGTCGAGCAACAAGCCCTTCTGCGACGGCGCGCACCGAAGAACAGGGTTCGTGGCCGAAGCCGCGGAGCTCGACGTGGTGCCCCCAGCGGGATTCGAACCCGCGTTACCGGCTTGA
- a CDS encoding efflux RND transporter periplasmic adaptor subunit encodes MLRTIRFVLMLVVVAALIVGASRWISSRAAVKETARPMQRPAPLVRTETVDPTSLVEQSTFPGEVRASAVVDVFSRVSGRLGAVLVKEGTVVAAGGLVARLDDPELELTIKQAEASVEVQRTRLAQLKAAPRGPEVAQVEATVAQAETSLTQAERELARTQQLFADGLVARAAVDRALTDVGLARARLRGAREQLALVRHGPRPEDVEAQEATIRQAEASVAQIRARLRELRITSPISGVVTRVGVESGAVISTQTVVVTVARVQPIEVHVPVPETDLVRLRKTSTAKILVDALPGRLFEGTIARTAPALDAGSRSARAVVVLSNADRALRPGMFARVTIVFDERQAIMVPSDAAVRRGDASVVFVLKDDTVEERPVIVGYVEGSRSEIVEGLIAGETIVTVGQQGLRDGMKVRTGSGAPGQQKP; translated from the coding sequence GTGTTGCGTACAATCCGGTTTGTATTGATGCTCGTGGTGGTGGCCGCACTGATCGTCGGCGCGTCACGGTGGATCTCCAGCCGCGCGGCCGTCAAGGAGACGGCGCGGCCGATGCAGCGACCCGCGCCGCTGGTCCGGACGGAGACCGTGGATCCCACGAGCCTGGTCGAGCAGAGCACGTTCCCCGGCGAGGTGCGCGCCTCGGCCGTTGTGGACGTATTCTCGCGCGTATCTGGGCGGCTTGGCGCGGTCCTCGTCAAGGAAGGAACGGTGGTTGCGGCCGGCGGTTTGGTGGCGCGCCTCGACGATCCCGAGCTCGAGCTGACCATCAAGCAGGCCGAGGCCTCGGTCGAGGTGCAGCGTACCCGCCTGGCTCAACTGAAGGCCGCGCCGCGCGGGCCTGAGGTGGCCCAGGTGGAGGCAACCGTTGCCCAGGCCGAGACCTCCCTGACGCAGGCCGAGCGAGAACTCGCGCGCACCCAGCAGCTCTTCGCCGACGGGCTGGTGGCAAGGGCGGCGGTGGACCGGGCGCTAACCGATGTTGGGCTGGCCAGGGCACGCCTCCGGGGCGCGCGGGAGCAGCTCGCCCTGGTCCGGCACGGCCCGCGCCCCGAGGATGTCGAGGCCCAGGAGGCCACGATCCGGCAGGCAGAGGCGAGCGTCGCCCAGATCCGGGCGCGGCTGCGGGAGCTGCGCATCACATCACCGATCAGCGGCGTGGTCACCCGCGTCGGCGTCGAGTCCGGCGCGGTAATCTCGACTCAGACCGTGGTCGTCACCGTGGCGCGGGTCCAGCCCATCGAGGTCCACGTGCCCGTGCCTGAGACCGATCTCGTTCGGCTGCGCAAGACAAGCACGGCCAAGATCCTGGTGGATGCGCTGCCCGGACGTCTGTTCGAGGGCACGATAGCCCGAACCGCTCCGGCGCTGGACGCCGGATCGCGCAGTGCCCGTGCGGTGGTTGTGCTTTCAAACGCCGACCGCGCGCTGCGCCCCGGCATGTTCGCTAGGGTTACAATCGTGTTCGATGAGCGCCAGGCCATCATGGTTCCCTCGGATGCCGCCGTGCGCAGGGGCGATGCCTCCGTCGTGTTCGTGCTCAAGGACGACACCGTTGAGGAGCGCCCGGTGATTGTTGGATACGTTGAGGGCAGCCGGTCCGAGATCGTCGAGGGCCTGATCGCGGGCGAGACGATCGTGACCGTGGGCCAGCAAGGGCTCCGCGACGGGATGAAGGTCCGCACGGGTAGCGGCGCCCCCGGCCAGCAGAAGCCATGA
- a CDS encoding efflux RND transporter permease subunit has translation MNLSRFAIARPVTTAMAYLALAFLGVVAFVRLPVDLLPDISYPTLSVITNYSGAGPQEVEREVTILLENTFSTVPGVTEISSNSIEGRSSITLRFPWGTDLSAAANDVRPAIDRVRSRLPAGAETPRLSKFDPNLMPVVQIAIEGRGDLSALRDLAENEFRPRLEQIEGVANVDVRGTRSRIIQVRLDARRLEALGVSDREVSQALRAESTSDPGGDVRVGPQRRIVRTVGRFSSPEAIGQTIVAVRGGVPVRVVDVGRVEDTLADATSIFRINGRPAVLIAVSKQSGTNTVAVARRVIQVASQIGEQFPQVQLTTVNDGSRFIRRSVQNVQQAAMIGSVLTVIVLLTFLRNISSTLIISTAIPISVLATFLLMFSGGLTLNLITFGGLALAIGMLVDSSIVVLENIFRYREEGRPPRLAAEESTREVGTAIVASTLTTIVVFLPMFFTKGISSVMFRPLAYVVTFSLACSLVIALTLIPSLASRALTIGHGRGLAGRLATSVERRLLALEDAFRRLLMVVMRRPSLVVLPSIALVVLTWSALPLIGRETFPSADERELFMIVNLPRGTALEVSDRTVRRIEQTLVEETPGVGMVATFVGGGFGGLGSSHTSTFRVSLEPGTPPTRQVIADLRRRVTVPGATIIFRPSSSLFIFRSPDPISIDLRGFNLDAGNATARRLRGVLEAVPGVTDLQVSREESAEEFVVQVDPARAATFGMTAAQVAASVKTYVGGTTAALFRSEGNDIDVVVRLQESDRATPDQLGGLPIATPRGIVPLRQLAAVTGAPGPTQIQRRNRERIITVTGNISGRDIGATLRDVRSTVLAEHLPRGFSITFGGEYQDQQESFAQLITGFLMSLVLVYMVMASQFERLLEPFLIMAAVPFALVGVVAALLLTGTTLNVQSGLGTIVLVGIAVNNAIVLITYSLQLQNEGVPLREAIARAGQRRLRPILMTTLSTVFGLLPLAIGFGEGSEMQSPMARAIVGGLITSSVGSLLLIPALYVLLDGVAQWARGRGRRPVPEGVVEPGDGK, from the coding sequence ATGAATCTTTCGCGCTTCGCCATCGCAAGGCCCGTCACCACGGCGATGGCGTATCTGGCCCTGGCCTTCCTGGGAGTGGTCGCCTTCGTGCGGCTCCCTGTGGATCTCCTCCCCGACATCTCCTACCCGACCCTCTCGGTGATCACGAACTACTCCGGCGCCGGGCCCCAGGAGGTCGAGCGCGAGGTCACGATCCTCCTGGAAAACACGTTCAGCACCGTGCCGGGCGTCACCGAGATCTCATCCAACTCGATCGAGGGCCGAAGCTCGATCACGCTCCGGTTCCCGTGGGGCACAGACCTGTCCGCCGCCGCTAACGACGTGCGCCCAGCGATAGACCGGGTACGCAGCCGGCTGCCCGCCGGCGCCGAGACGCCGCGGCTGTCCAAGTTCGACCCAAACCTGATGCCCGTAGTACAGATCGCCATCGAGGGGCGTGGAGATCTGAGCGCGCTCCGGGATCTGGCAGAGAACGAGTTCCGCCCGCGCCTGGAACAGATCGAGGGCGTGGCCAACGTGGACGTGCGCGGGACGCGAAGCAGGATCATCCAGGTCCGCCTCGATGCCCGCCGCCTGGAGGCGCTGGGCGTCTCCGATCGGGAGGTCTCGCAGGCGCTGCGCGCCGAGAGCACCAGCGACCCCGGCGGGGACGTGCGCGTAGGTCCGCAGCGGCGGATCGTGAGGACCGTCGGCCGGTTCTCCTCCCCGGAGGCGATCGGGCAGACAATAGTGGCTGTCCGCGGGGGCGTACCGGTGCGGGTGGTTGACGTCGGGCGTGTGGAGGACACCCTGGCCGACGCCACGTCAATCTTCCGAATCAACGGCCGCCCGGCGGTCCTGATCGCGGTATCCAAGCAGTCCGGAACGAACACGGTCGCGGTTGCCAGGCGGGTCATTCAGGTAGCCTCCCAGATCGGTGAGCAGTTCCCGCAGGTGCAACTGACCACGGTTAACGACGGGAGCCGGTTCATCCGCCGCTCGGTGCAGAACGTCCAGCAGGCCGCCATGATCGGATCCGTGCTCACGGTCATAGTGTTGCTGACCTTCCTCCGCAACATCAGCAGCACGTTGATAATCTCCACGGCGATTCCCATCTCTGTCCTGGCCACGTTTCTGCTCATGTTCTCGGGCGGGCTCACGCTCAACCTGATCACGTTCGGCGGGCTGGCGCTGGCAATTGGGATGCTGGTGGACAGCTCCATCGTCGTGCTCGAGAACATCTTCCGCTACCGGGAGGAGGGTCGGCCTCCGCGGCTGGCCGCAGAGGAGTCCACGCGTGAGGTCGGCACCGCGATCGTTGCCAGCACCCTAACCACGATCGTGGTGTTCCTGCCGATGTTCTTCACCAAGGGCATATCCAGCGTCATGTTCCGGCCTCTGGCGTACGTCGTGACGTTTTCGCTTGCGTGCTCGCTGGTGATTGCGTTGACGCTGATCCCGTCGCTGGCATCGCGGGCGCTGACGATCGGGCACGGCAGGGGCCTGGCCGGCCGCCTGGCAACCTCTGTCGAGCGGCGGCTCCTCGCCCTCGAGGACGCGTTCCGTCGCCTCTTGATGGTTGTGATGCGCAGGCCCAGTCTGGTGGTACTGCCTTCCATCGCCCTCGTCGTGCTCACCTGGTCGGCGCTGCCTCTGATCGGCCGCGAGACGTTCCCCAGCGCGGACGAGCGCGAGCTCTTCATGATCGTGAACCTTCCGCGGGGAACCGCGCTCGAGGTATCGGACCGCACGGTCAGGCGCATCGAGCAGACTCTGGTAGAGGAAACGCCCGGGGTCGGCATGGTTGCCACGTTCGTGGGTGGCGGCTTCGGCGGCCTGGGATCATCACACACCAGCACCTTCCGGGTCAGCCTGGAGCCGGGCACCCCACCCACGCGCCAGGTGATAGCCGACCTGCGGCGCCGCGTCACCGTGCCCGGCGCAACTATCATCTTCAGGCCGTCCAGCTCGCTCTTCATCTTCCGCTCTCCCGATCCGATCAGCATTGACCTGCGGGGATTCAACCTCGATGCCGGGAACGCGACCGCGCGCCGGCTGCGCGGGGTCCTGGAGGCCGTGCCCGGTGTCACGGATCTCCAGGTGAGCCGCGAAGAGAGCGCCGAGGAGTTCGTGGTTCAGGTGGATCCGGCCAGGGCCGCGACCTTCGGAATGACCGCTGCTCAGGTGGCTGCCTCGGTCAAGACCTACGTCGGCGGAACGACCGCCGCGCTGTTCCGTAGCGAAGGCAACGACATTGACGTAGTCGTGCGCCTGCAGGAGTCCGACCGCGCCACGCCGGACCAACTGGGCGGCCTGCCGATAGCCACGCCGCGCGGCATCGTGCCCCTCCGGCAACTCGCCGCGGTCACGGGCGCGCCCGGGCCGACGCAGATCCAGCGCCGCAACCGCGAGCGCATCATCACGGTCACGGGCAACATCAGTGGGCGCGACATCGGTGCCACCCTGCGCGACGTTCGCTCCACGGTGCTCGCGGAACACCTGCCCCGGGGGTTCTCAATTACCTTCGGCGGCGAGTACCAGGACCAGCAGGAGTCCTTCGCCCAGTTGATCACGGGCTTTCTTATGTCGCTCGTCCTGGTCTACATGGTTATGGCTTCGCAGTTCGAGCGCCTGCTTGAACCGTTCCTGATAATGGCCGCGGTGCCGTTCGCGCTGGTCGGAGTGGTAGCCGCGCTTCTGCTGACCGGCACGACGCTCAACGTCCAGTCGGGCCTGGGCACGATCGTGCTCGTCGGAATCGCTGTCAACAACGCCATCGTGCTCATAACGTACTCGCTGCAGTTGCAGAACGAGGGCGTGCCATTGCGGGAGGCGATTGCGCGGGCCGGCCAGCGGCGGCTGCGGCCGATTCTCATGACGACGCTGAGCACGGTGTTTGGGCTTCTGCCCCTTGCGATCGGGTTTGGGGAAGGATCCGAGATGCAGTCGCCGATGGCGCGGGCGATCGTGGGCGGGCTGATTACATCATCGGTCGGCAGCCTCCTGCTCATTCCCGCGCTGTACGTGCTCCTGGACGGCGTGGCCCAGTGGGCGCGCGGCCGCGGCCGGAGGCCGGTGCCCGAGGGCGTGGTGGAACCGGGCGACGGGAAGTAG